The nucleotide sequence CCACAATGGGCATCCGGGTCTCGGAAGAAGACGAGATCAACGGTCTCGATACGTCCGAGCTGGGCATGGAGGCCTACCCAGAGTTCTCCAAGGGCTGAGTCACTTCCCTCACTTATCAGCCTTGAACAACGGGCCCGGACCAGAAATGGTCCGGGCCTTTCCTATGCCGCCCAATAAGCGATGAGCCCGGTACGTCTTGGGGGACGCCCCTATAGTTGGGGAGGGTACTGCTCCAGGCTTGGCAGGGCCGCAGCCTCAATCAGCTGTGTGTCAATTCTCAAGAGCCGTTCCACGGCGGTCGCATCGGCGAGGTTGAACATAGCAGGTGCGGTCATGATGAGCCGGCCATCATTGATGAACCGATCAAAATGGGTCTCGTCAATGTCCATCCCGGTTGGAAGGCTGGGCAACCAAATCCCAAAGCCGGAGCTGTGATATTCCGGGAACCGTTTACCCGCAATTTTTAGCGCATAGGGCGCGGCACTCACCAACGAGGCCGTGCGCCAGCTGGTCAGAATGCCCACCAAGTCTGCAACCAACTCGGCAGTTATGCGCGTTTCGGAGAAGTTGAGCGGCCACTCGATCCGCAGCCAATCATGGTTGGGAAGCCCGTCCCACATGTACATGATGCGGTATGGCCAGATGACCTTCCCATCCGGCCCCAGGAACGGTTTGCTACCAGAAACAAACTTGGACAGTTCATCGTCAGGGTGGTCCTTTTGAAACTGCTCAAAGAAATCGGTCACGGTATTTGGCAATGCGGGGTCATCTATGGGAACGGGCGAAGCGTCCTGGTCCGTTTTGAATGCCAGTCCTTTCAGGCCCGGAGCCACCTCCGTAAGGTCTTGGGAAAGGCGTTGGAACCCAACGACATGATCTGCATCCGACAAGAACGGGCCGGGCCGTTGAAACCAACAGGTGATTTCAAGGATTTCATCAATCATTAGGTTCTCCAAATGCTGGGGGGCAAGGCGCTAACCGGCATATGAAAGACCCGAAGCCGGGTCAGAAAGCTAATACGCGCATAAGAAAAACAATAGAGCTTCAACTTGATGTTGCTACAGAACCAGAAAACGTGGTGCCAGAAATACTGGCTTCCCGGGCGAAGTGGAAACCCTTGCGCCAGCGTATTGTGATTGCGCATCTGCGTGGACACCGCCGCCATGCGCCCGACTGCGACAGCTTCCTCGAGGATGGGCAGAATGTTTATTGGCTCTCCGCCCGGTCCGGGGACGGATATTGGGCTTTCCCCCAAATACCTGCCGTAACCCATCTTCGCTTCGATGAGAAAGCAAAGCGCTGAATTGAAACCGTCCATGCGGGACCCGGCTATTGACCATTCTTCGATTCTTGGCATTTCGGGGTAAAAATTCAACACCGGTGCGCCGCCTCCCATCATTGTGGAGACGCGATGCTGGTAATCCATGGCGGGGATAAACGGGAAAGACGCGTTCACCACTTTGCCAGCAAGAAAACCACAAGGAGCGCAATACTCGCAGGTTGTCTCGGCTTCGGCGGCCATTGCATTCTGCAGGTCGCGAATTTGCGACTCTGAGGTGCTATCGTAGGAATAAACCTCGCCAGTTTCTGTCAGGGGGTCGATGGTGTCAGAACCGCCAGCCAGCCCTTCAAAATCCAATGGACCAGCAGGCGCAGGTTGAAGCGGTGTGCGTGTGCCGGGGCGCAGTGTGCCACCAGGGGAGTTTTGAATTGTGTAAATCGCCGCTCCGGCCAAAAGCACGGCACCGCTGACGAGGGGGAGTAATAAGATCGCCGGCATTTTTACCACCAAGCCTTAAAGTCGGGAACCTGTTTTGCGAGTTCCGCTTTCAAAACATCAAGATAGGCTTTGAAGCGAGCGTTTGGTTCAAGTTTATTCGTTTTCCAATAGTGGCCGAAATCTTGTCCGCGCCAAAACCCTGGCGCGTAGACGACATCCAGCAAAATAAATGTGCCCAGCATACCCTGACCGTCAATGCCTATCCTGCGCGAAATGCTGCGGGCATTGGCAATCCGATCTCGAATTTCAGCCATGGGCACATCGTCCAGAATAGCGGGGTAATCCCTCGCAAAATTTCGGGCAGTGCGTCGGTTCGCAAGTTCGGTTCCAATGAGATCCACCAGATGAGTGTCAAAGCTAGGAGTTGGAGGCACCTTCCAATCGCGTCGGTCCGCGTGAAAGCTTACTCGGACCACTTCGTCAAACACATTGAAGGCGATGAAGTGGTCAATAATGAGCGGCCTGAACAGGCTGCGTATGAGGGGTGTTTCCGGTGCTTCGGGGCGCTTCAAATAGGTAAGGATGAAGTCGGGGTCCCAAAACCTGACAAAGAAATTCTGACCGCGTTGGTCAGGAGCTTGTGTAAATTTGCGTAGATGACGCCAAACTTCATCGAAGCTGAGAGATGATTGCACGAATACACCAGGCTCATATCCCCAAAGATGCCACGGCGCCGGGTTGGGGCCGTCCGTCAACAGGTTTTCTGTAAATCTGTTCTCTGGTTCCAGCCGAACAAGCCATGGCGCAACTTCGTTCAAATCATCTTCCGCTTGCCCGACGAACAAGCATCGATGCTCAAGCTCACTTTGTTCAAGTTGCTCCACCAGGTTGGGCACTCTTGCTGCGTCCAAGACCGCGAAACAGGTCTGGGTTCGGTTGAACAACAAGCTATAGATCGGGTCGTTCTCAGGGTCGTGCTCGCCCGGCTGTCTGGGTCGCGCATTGGGGTGTGGATGCAGTTCGTACCAATCCAAATCCTGCATCAAATTCTGCATGGCCGCCGTCCATCGCGCAATCTCTTAACAATGGCTCGACCCTCCAATACTTTTGGTGGTGCTACAACCAGGTTGCTTGGACCCTGTAGCATTTCGGTCAAAAAAAACCCCGCTGCCTGTGCCGCGGGGTTTTGTACATTTTGGGTTTTTGAGCAAAAACTTTTGTCCCAAATTGTCCCAAACTAGGCGATTGTCTCGTCGATCCAGCCTGCCAGTGCCGCCTTCGGAGCAGCCCCAACCTTGTTGGAAACCACCTCGCCATCCTTGAACATGAACAACGCCGGAATACCGCGCACACCCATCTGGGCAGGGGAGTTCGGGTTCTCGTCCACGTTCACTTTGACGATCTTGACCTTGCCGTCATACTCCGCCGAAAGCTCTTCCAGAGCGGGGCCGATCTGCTTGCACGGGCCACACCATTCCGCCCAAAAGTCAACGATAACAGGCACATCCGCTTGGCGGACTTCGGCGTCAAAAGTGTCGTCTGTTACGGCTACTGTGGCCATGTAATTCCCTCCGGGGTGTGAGTGCATATGTCAGATGCCAGAACGTATGGATGCATAGCAGAGTCGTCAAGGTTTGGTGGTGCACAGCAGTGCTGCACTCACGATGTCGTGTGGTAAGCGCATTAATTCTGCTGTTTCCGTCCACACAATCGCCGTCTCAACCTGACGATTTGGATAAATCTGCCCCAACGCCGCCGCATACGCGCCCATCTGCCTGAGCAGCCCGTCAGGCGTCTGTTCCGGGGTCGCCGGGACATGTCGGTTGGACTTGAAATCAACGGCCAGAACGGTGTCATCGGTGATGACCAACCGGTCGATGGCGCCATTGATTTGGCGCCCCTCCAACTCAGGCAGAGTTGCAGTCACGTCAACCTCCGCCAGGGCGCTGCCATCAAACAGAAATTGCAAGTGGGGCGCGTCGAGCACCTTGTTTGCAACGGCCAACAGGTCCTCCCCCAGCGGATTGTCGTAACCGCGCAGTACCATCTCAGCCCGCCGGATGCGCTCCGATTTGGGGGCATTCGCGAGGTGCTCCAGCAACAAATGTATCGCCGTCCCGCGGGCTTTTGCGTCCTCCTCCGAAAGGGTGTCCGGGATGCCGGGCAGAACCTTCGCGCCTCCAAGGTTGGAGGGGGAAAGTGCTGCAGGCGTGTTGATTGGTGCGGGCAAAGGCTCGGTGGCCCAGCGCGGCAAGGGGGCGGGCTCCTCTTGCGCTTGCGGGCTCCGCGTCGTGGTGTCGGCGGGCCAATCGAGATGAGCAAGTCGCAGCTTGGTATCCTCCAAACCTGGAACAGCCCCCGCCCGGGTCAATCCGTTCTCGACAATCTCGTACCAGGTGTCGCCTTTCTTCGGGACGTCCCCAGACCCGCAAACGATCAGCCAGCTCTCGGCACGGGTCAACGCCACATAGAGCAGCCGCATGCGTTCCTGCTGCTGCAAGGTCTTCTTGGCGTCGGTCAGGTCGGTTTGCGCGCGCGTGGCTTCGGTCGCACGGGCTTTCCAAATCGCGGCGCCGCCTGCGTCAAGAATGTCGTCGCGGACGTCATTCTTGGTCGTTCCGGTTTGAGGCAAAATGA is from uncultured Litoreibacter sp. and encodes:
- the trxA gene encoding thioredoxin → MATVAVTDDTFDAEVRQADVPVIVDFWAEWCGPCKQIGPALEELSAEYDGKVKIVKVNVDENPNSPAQMGVRGIPALFMFKDGEVVSNKVGAAPKAALAGWIDETIA
- a CDS encoding Tox-REase-5 domain-containing protein, with product MPAILLLPLVSGAVLLAGAAIYTIQNSPGGTLRPGTRTPLQPAPAGPLDFEGLAGGSDTIDPLTETGEVYSYDSTSESQIRDLQNAMAAEAETTCEYCAPCGFLAGKVVNASFPFIPAMDYQHRVSTMMGGGAPVLNFYPEMPRIEEWSIAGSRMDGFNSALCFLIEAKMGYGRYLGESPISVPGPGGEPINILPILEEAVAVGRMAAVSTQMRNHNTLAQGFPLRPGSQYFWHHVFWFCSNIKLKLYCFSYARISFLTRLRVFHMPVSALPPSIWRT
- a CDS encoding DUF4123 domain-containing protein, producing MQNLMQDLDWYELHPHPNARPRQPGEHDPENDPIYSLLFNRTQTCFAVLDAARVPNLVEQLEQSELEHRCLFVGQAEDDLNEVAPWLVRLEPENRFTENLLTDGPNPAPWHLWGYEPGVFVQSSLSFDEVWRHLRKFTQAPDQRGQNFFVRFWDPDFILTYLKRPEAPETPLIRSLFRPLIIDHFIAFNVFDEVVRVSFHADRRDWKVPPTPSFDTHLVDLIGTELANRRTARNFARDYPAILDDVPMAEIRDRIANARSISRRIGIDGQGMLGTFILLDVVYAPGFWRGQDFGHYWKTNKLEPNARFKAYLDVLKAELAKQVPDFKAWW